One genomic segment of Verrucomicrobiota bacterium includes these proteins:
- the rpsI gene encoding 30S ribosomal protein S9, whose product MPEVFAATGRRKTAVAQVRLVRGTGKIVVNGRSFEEYFTTPSLQLTVLKPFEVTKTTNNFDVRVRTDGGGIAGQAGAVRLGIARALLQYDAATRPSLKEQGLLTRDPRMKERKKAGQPGARKRFQFSKR is encoded by the coding sequence ATGCCTGAAGTTTTTGCCGCCACAGGTCGCCGTAAGACCGCCGTTGCCCAGGTTCGCCTTGTGCGGGGTACCGGGAAAATTGTCGTGAATGGCCGTTCATTTGAAGAATACTTCACGACCCCGTCGCTGCAGTTAACGGTGCTTAAGCCGTTTGAGGTGACAAAGACCACAAACAACTTTGACGTACGGGTGCGCACGGACGGAGGTGGTATCGCCGGCCAAGCTGGCGCGGTCCGCCTTGGCATCGCTCGAGCGCTGCTCCAATACGACGCGGCAACGCGTCCGTCCCTGAAGGAGCAAGGTCTGCTGACTCGGGATCCGCGCATGAAAGAGCGCAAGAAGGCGGGTCAACCCGGTGCCCGGAAGCGGTTTCAATTTTCCAAGCGTTAA
- the rplM gene encoding 50S ribosomal protein L13, giving the protein MKTFSAKASEIERKWYIIDAKDQPLGRVAVRIANVLRGKNKAIFTPHVDTGDYVVVINAEKVWLGGKKETQKTYMSFSGYVGGHKSETVQQRRQRRPELLIEHAVKGMIPHNRLGRRIFTKLKVYRGDQHPHQAQQPIPLN; this is encoded by the coding sequence ATGAAGACGTTTTCAGCCAAAGCGAGCGAGATAGAGCGTAAATGGTACATCATTGACGCCAAAGATCAGCCGCTGGGCCGCGTTGCCGTCAGGATTGCCAACGTCCTCCGGGGCAAGAACAAGGCAATTTTCACGCCCCATGTGGACACGGGTGATTATGTGGTGGTCATCAACGCCGAAAAAGTCTGGCTTGGAGGTAAAAAAGAGACGCAAAAGACGTATATGAGCTTTTCGGGTTACGTTGGGGGCCACAAGTCCGAAACGGTGCAGCAGCGGCGCCAGCGCCGTCCTGAGCTTCTGATTGAGCACGCCGTGAAAGGGATGATTCCACACAATCGTCTTGGCCGCCGAATCTTTACGAAGCTGAAAGTTTACCGGGGCGACCAGCACCCCCACCAAGCGCAACAGCCGATTCCTCTGAACTGA
- a CDS encoding deoxyribodipyrimidine photo-lyase, protein MKRVIHWFRRDLRISDNTALYHACRAGDEVLPLYVVSTWKGRHPWTGPSRQQFLCGCLDSLAKNLALVGGRLIIRIGEPCAELERLVKETSAEAIYTNRGVDPFDVTLESCLEKRARDWGIEFHRFLDVTIQAPNAVLTRSGQPFRVFGPYARAWQGVPRPAVLPKIDRLHTPGTVPSEPLPTLAHWNLQPEASIVEPGEKAARNRLRQFLDGPIFEYAAKRNLPAEAGNSRLSQDLRWGTLSPRQVLTAAERLLHGGDAAQRRSIGAFINELIWREFYLQILWHYPEVVHQNFVHGLDALAWDDDEAAFRRWREAATGFPIVDAGIRELLATGFMHNRLRMITAMFLTKDLHVHWKRGEQFFCRKLVDGEIASNNGGWQWSAGTGADAAPYFRIQNPWTQTKRYDPEGVYIKKWVPELRDVKLIDLMRPPNSPLIKGYPLPMVDHDRERELTVERFQRAQQGKAPEKTDCRDPFP, encoded by the coding sequence ATGAAACGCGTCATCCACTGGTTCCGCCGCGACCTTCGGATTTCGGACAATACCGCCCTTTACCATGCCTGCAGGGCCGGCGACGAGGTGCTGCCTCTCTACGTCGTGTCGACGTGGAAAGGCCGCCATCCCTGGACCGGCCCGAGCCGCCAGCAATTCTTGTGCGGCTGCCTGGATTCATTGGCCAAGAACCTGGCCCTGGTCGGAGGGCGCCTCATCATCCGGATCGGTGAACCGTGCGCCGAGCTCGAACGTTTGGTCAAAGAAACCTCTGCTGAAGCGATTTATACCAACCGCGGGGTGGACCCTTTCGACGTGACATTGGAAAGCTGTCTCGAAAAAAGGGCGCGCGACTGGGGCATCGAATTCCACCGGTTTCTTGACGTGACGATTCAAGCCCCCAATGCCGTCCTGACCCGGTCCGGGCAGCCCTTTCGCGTTTTCGGTCCCTACGCGCGCGCCTGGCAGGGCGTCCCGCGTCCGGCGGTACTACCTAAAATCGACCGGTTACATACCCCGGGGACTGTCCCCAGCGAACCCCTTCCCACCCTTGCCCACTGGAACCTGCAACCCGAAGCCAGCATCGTCGAACCGGGCGAGAAGGCGGCCCGGAATCGCCTCAGACAGTTTCTGGATGGCCCGATCTTCGAATACGCTGCTAAACGCAACCTGCCGGCCGAGGCGGGCAACTCGCGACTGTCGCAAGACCTGCGCTGGGGCACGCTCTCGCCCCGTCAGGTGTTAACCGCGGCCGAAAGACTCCTGCACGGCGGTGATGCCGCCCAACGCCGGAGCATCGGAGCGTTCATCAATGAGCTCATCTGGCGCGAATTCTATCTGCAGATCCTTTGGCATTACCCCGAAGTGGTGCATCAGAATTTCGTCCACGGCCTTGATGCGCTGGCCTGGGACGACGACGAAGCCGCTTTCCGCCGTTGGCGTGAAGCCGCCACTGGTTTCCCGATCGTCGATGCCGGGATACGCGAGCTATTGGCCACCGGCTTCATGCATAACCGGCTGCGCATGATAACGGCCATGTTCCTGACCAAGGATCTGCACGTGCACTGGAAGCGGGGCGAACAGTTCTTCTGCCGAAAACTTGTCGACGGTGAAATCGCGTCCAACAACGGTGGATGGCAATGGAGCGCTGGGACGGGGGCGGACGCAGCGCCCTATTTCCGGATCCAGAACCCATGGACCCAGACGAAGCGTTACGATCCCGAAGGCGTGTACATTAAGAAATGGGTACCCGAACTCCGCGACGTGAAGCTGATCGACCTTATGCGGCCCCCAAACAGCCCGCTGATTAAAGGTTACCCTCTGCCCATGGTCGACCACGACCGCGAACGGGAGTTAACCGTCGAACGGTTTCAGCGGGCTCAACAAGGTAAGGCGCCGGAAAAGACGGATTGCCGTGACCCATTTCCGTAA
- a CDS encoding transposase, which translates to MRLARLKGPGPTCFYHCLSRITGGEFIFKTTGYGSGEAEYFVRLLHGLAAFSGITILTYALMGNHFHILCEVPQPRLLSDPELLDRVEALYGPERRNTDERVLQGKTPGGELAAQTLRRSYQARMFDLSRFLQELKSRFAQWYNRKHDRYGALWAERFKSLLVDGGVALTAVALYIDLNPVRAGLCADPKDYRYCGYGEAVGAGRLRAGLARALGYDSQTGADWTEVQAAYRRLLYRTGVVSSQAGQAALGLEAARRVVEQEQGALSWLERLRCRLRFLTYGLVLGRRAFVEEQGARVRPRTTQHLREAGVTAGDPPDEKAVGGWFVWRRGRAVPVEESG; encoded by the coding sequence ATGCGTCTCGCCCGCCTCAAAGGCCCCGGCCCCACCTGCTTTTACCACTGCCTGTCGCGCATCACCGGCGGCGAATTCATCTTTAAAACCACCGGGTACGGCTCCGGAGAAGCGGAGTACTTCGTACGCCTTCTGCACGGGCTGGCGGCTTTCAGCGGCATCACGATTCTCACTTACGCCCTTATGGGCAATCACTTCCATATCTTGTGCGAAGTGCCCCAACCCCGTCTCCTGTCCGACCCGGAGTTGCTGGACCGGGTCGAGGCCCTCTATGGGCCGGAACGCCGCAACACCGACGAGCGGGTGCTGCAAGGCAAGACGCCCGGAGGCGAGCTAGCTGCCCAAACCTTACGGCGAAGCTACCAAGCGCGTATGTTCGACCTGTCCCGCTTCCTTCAGGAGCTCAAAAGCCGCTTTGCCCAGTGGTACAACCGCAAGCACGATCGCTACGGGGCGCTGTGGGCCGAACGATTCAAAAGCCTGCTGGTCGACGGGGGCGTAGCGCTGACGGCCGTGGCCCTCTACATCGACCTCAATCCGGTGCGGGCTGGATTATGCGCTGACCCGAAAGATTACCGTTACTGCGGCTATGGCGAGGCGGTGGGGGCAGGCCGGTTGCGGGCAGGGCTTGCGCGCGCCTTGGGTTACGATTCGCAGACAGGGGCTGACTGGACGGAGGTGCAGGCGGCCTACCGGCGATTGCTGTATCGTACGGGGGTGGTCAGTTCGCAGGCGGGCCAAGCGGCGCTGGGCCTGGAGGCAGCCCGCCGGGTGGTCGAGCAGGAACAGGGGGCGCTGTCGTGGCTGGAGCGGCTGAGGTGCCGGCTGCGATTTCTGACCTACGGGCTGGTGCTGGGCCGCCGGGCGTTTGTGGAAGAGCAGGGGGCGCGGGTGCGGCCGCGGACGACGCAGCACTTGAGGGAGGCTGGGGTGACCGCCGGGGATCCGCCGGATGAGAAAGCGGTCGGGGGTTGGTTTGTGTGGCGCCGTGGCCGTGCCGTGCCGGTGGAAGAGAGCGGTTGA